One window of Dehalobacterium formicoaceticum genomic DNA carries:
- a CDS encoding HypC/HybG/HupF family hydrogenase formation chaperone has product MCLAVPARIVKIDERHAWAETKGVGQRINIQLIDAPIPGDYILVHAGFAIEKIDVEYFRFLNETLDEMLEGTGNDTGNDTGNE; this is encoded by the coding sequence ATGTGCCTGGCGGTTCCAGCAAGAATTGTCAAGATTGATGAAAGGCACGCCTGGGCGGAAACAAAGGGGGTGGGGCAAAGAATAAATATTCAGTTGATTGATGCTCCTATCCCTGGCGACTACATCTTGGTTCATGCAGGCTTTGCCATTGAAAAAATAGACGTGGAATATTTTCGCTTTTTAAATGAGACGCTTGATGAAATGCTGGAGGGGACAGGAAATGATACAGGAAATGATACAGGAAATGAATGA
- a CDS encoding hydrogenase small subunit has translation MSKRSITCPEYQERLNTAATLVDTVKTQIRQGAIKKKNFVWLELTGCSGNIISLLDGSNPDFKYLISQMTYFIFNNSLSASEGQNAMEQLFGVLGSDFIFAVEGAVATKNNGLYNIIGRLNGKAVTALDAVQILGAEASYVIAIGACATHGGVSAARPNPAECVGVQSVLNRKVIKLTGCPCHPDWFMGTLAHILLYGEPELDSRDRPLLFYSTLIHDRCPRRSYFDQGIFAEKLGDKTCMFKLGCRGPVTRTDCPIRQWNEYVNWPVEDDTPCIGCAQFGFPDAMEPFISYNTTRNSTREVNDDQENRD, from the coding sequence ATGAGTAAGAGAAGCATTACCTGCCCTGAATATCAAGAAAGGCTCAACACGGCCGCAACACTTGTGGATACTGTTAAGACACAAATCAGACAGGGTGCTATAAAGAAAAAGAATTTTGTGTGGCTGGAGCTGACGGGGTGTTCCGGAAATATCATCTCCCTTCTGGACGGGTCAAATCCTGATTTCAAGTACTTAATCTCACAGATGACTTATTTTATCTTTAATAACAGTCTTTCAGCCAGTGAAGGGCAGAATGCCATGGAGCAGTTATTTGGTGTGCTGGGAAGTGACTTTATTTTTGCGGTTGAAGGTGCGGTGGCGACGAAGAATAACGGCCTGTATAACATCATCGGCCGCCTGAATGGAAAAGCGGTAACTGCCCTTGATGCTGTTCAGATCCTTGGTGCTGAGGCATCATATGTTATTGCCATCGGCGCCTGTGCCACCCATGGAGGTGTTTCAGCAGCAAGGCCGAATCCGGCTGAGTGTGTCGGTGTTCAGAGTGTATTAAATCGAAAGGTGATCAAGCTGACGGGATGCCCCTGTCATCCGGACTGGTTTATGGGGACATTAGCCCATATCTTGCTCTATGGAGAACCGGAGCTGGACAGCAGGGATAGACCTCTTTTGTTTTACAGCACCTTGATTCATGACAGGTGCCCCCGTCGGTCATATTTTGATCAGGGCATCTTTGCGGAAAAGCTGGGGGATAAAACCTGTATGTTCAAATTGGGCTGCCGCGGACCGGTAACACGCACAGACTGTCCGATCAGGCAGTGGAATGAGTATGTGAACTGGCCGGTTGAGGATGACACTCCTTGCATTGGTTGTGCGCAATTTGGCTTCCCTGATGCCATGGAGCCTTTTATTAGCTATAATACCACAAGAAATTCCACAAGAGAGGTTAATGATGACCAAGAAAATCGTGATTAA
- a CDS encoding cytochrome b5 domain-containing protein, with product MREGDFLGQNLDRIIGEIYYDITLLYAAPCVYSRNLILDHLRDRILKLEAVIKATPEAEPPTPLIPTSAGNQSTFTLPELSQYDGKDGNPAYIGVNGIVYDVTNNATWAAATHFGLTAGNDLTNEFATCHGGQPILSKLKVVGKLV from the coding sequence ATGAGGGAGGGAGATTTTTTGGGCCAAAACCTGGATCGTATTATTGGGGAAATTTACTATGATATCACCTTATTATATGCAGCTCCCTGTGTTTATTCTAGAAATCTGATCCTGGATCATTTAAGAGATAGAATTCTCAAGCTTGAAGCTGTTATAAAAGCCACTCCTGAAGCAGAGCCACCTACGCCACTAATACCAACATCAGCAGGAAATCAATCAACATTTACATTGCCAGAGTTATCCCAGTATGATGGGAAGGATGGCAACCCCGCATATATTGGGGTAAACGGTATTGTTTATGATGTTACGAACAATGCAACTTGGGCAGCTGCAACCCACTTTGGCTTGACGGCGGGCAATGACCTGACCAATGAATTTGCAACCTGCCATGGAGGTCAGCCGATATTAAGTAAGTTAAAAGTAGTTGGAAAGTTGGTGTGA
- the hypD gene encoding hydrogenase formation protein HypD: protein MIQEMIQEMNDQSIIEPIIERLNRVFEDISGLSGQSMRIMEVCGTHTRAIAKSGIRYLLPQEILLLSGPGCPVCVTPEYYIDIMISIADREDVILVTFGDMMKVQGTCFSLSDKKAQGAQITVVYSPEDALNIAAHHRDKLVVFVAVGFETTAPLIGVTVKQAKAGGLDNLFFLTALKRMEPVIRFILQDERNKINAMICPGHVASITGAEHFRFITEEFGIPAVVCGFESQDIAAGICRLLEQLTGKRDKKFVNLYQRCVTPNGNPIAQQMINEVFDIADGEWRGIGTIRNSALVLNDQYRYLDAVKRFEIKNEQYSSPLNCLCSEILLGLKLPKECRLFGSICTPEHPSGPCMVSSEGACAAHFKFGGDGKNG from the coding sequence ATGATACAGGAAATGATACAGGAAATGAATGATCAGAGCATTATAGAGCCCATCATCGAGCGCTTAAACCGGGTTTTTGAAGATATATCTGGTTTATCTGGTCAGAGTATGCGTATTATGGAGGTTTGCGGAACCCATACTCGCGCCATTGCAAAATCCGGAATCAGGTATTTGCTGCCCCAAGAAATACTTCTTTTGTCCGGACCCGGCTGTCCGGTTTGCGTTACCCCTGAATATTATATCGATATCATGATCTCAATAGCAGATAGGGAAGACGTGATTCTGGTAACCTTTGGCGATATGATGAAGGTGCAAGGAACATGCTTTAGCCTGTCAGATAAAAAAGCGCAAGGTGCCCAAATAACTGTGGTCTATTCACCTGAAGATGCATTAAATATTGCAGCACATCATAGAGATAAGTTAGTCGTATTTGTCGCCGTGGGATTTGAAACCACAGCACCCCTGATTGGGGTGACCGTGAAGCAGGCAAAGGCGGGAGGCCTTGATAATCTCTTCTTTCTGACCGCCTTAAAACGCATGGAACCAGTTATCCGGTTTATTTTGCAGGATGAGAGAAATAAAATCAATGCTATGATTTGTCCCGGTCATGTGGCATCAATTACAGGAGCAGAACATTTCAGATTTATCACTGAGGAATTTGGTATTCCGGCGGTAGTATGCGGTTTTGAAAGTCAGGATATCGCAGCAGGGATATGTCGGCTCCTTGAACAGCTTACGGGAAAAAGGGATAAGAAGTTTGTGAATTTGTATCAGCGGTGTGTTACCCCTAATGGTAATCCCATCGCTCAACAAATGATTAATGAAGTATTTGATATAGCGGACGGAGAATGGAGAGGGATTGGCACCATCAGGAATTCAGCCTTGGTGTTGAATGATCAGTATCGGTATCTGGACGCGGTTAAAAGGTTTGAGATTAAGAACGAGCAATACTCAAGTCCTCTAAACTGCCTGTGCAGCGAAATCCTGCTTGGCCTAAAACTGCCCAAGGAATGCCGTCTTTTTGGGTCAATCTGTACACCGGAACATCCTTCGGGCCCATGTATGGTATCCTCAGAAGGAGCCTGTGCAGCTCACTTCAAGTTTGGGGGGGATGGGAAAAATGGCTGA
- a CDS encoding YrpD family protein, whose translation MKKLKILLAISLLCLSTFSISVFAVSTEPVESLKGTNGKTVKVIHQESVKVSDSILEMMLKNAKDAIAEEKSKTNQAEKNASNNGTTYDYVTFDEDNYYFYEESLNSDPELIVYDIDQQDIAVQVQSFDSTITPMATQTDFISDGVGGKQKVTKTGTSGSYLSTQMTLPTSSQVSTDLTKYAPYNYGGFEYTLSGNNGIGSWAADMGLQLYNNLGPQSNASGWKPLIVLKKKIGIDSWQQYSIIFPDTLHQEGQYHNGYKPGSAPVMYFWYNYNGKVRMKVDGTTICPTRHGTTLADTHNITIMESSSSCNLSQITTWKLLSTVVSTDNTGKNKAVFSNIKVDGVAVSSTYFPTPEQDHASVTRSSNNVTIVVDSSIYQF comes from the coding sequence ATGAAAAAGTTGAAAATTCTACTTGCTATTTCTCTGCTGTGTTTAAGTACTTTTTCGATCTCAGTATTTGCGGTTTCAACTGAACCAGTTGAAAGTTTAAAGGGAACCAATGGTAAAACAGTTAAGGTTATACACCAGGAATCAGTAAAAGTTTCAGATTCAATACTAGAAATGATGCTAAAAAATGCAAAAGATGCCATTGCGGAAGAAAAATCTAAAACTAATCAAGCTGAAAAAAATGCAAGTAATAATGGTACAACATACGATTATGTAACATTTGATGAAGATAATTATTACTTTTATGAAGAGTCTTTGAATTCTGATCCTGAATTAATCGTATATGACATTGACCAGCAGGATATTGCTGTCCAAGTTCAATCTTTCGATAGTACAATAACACCAATGGCTACTCAAACGGATTTCATTTCAGACGGAGTTGGCGGTAAGCAAAAAGTTACAAAAACAGGGACAAGTGGAAGTTACTTGAGTACTCAAATGACTCTTCCAACAAGTTCTCAAGTAAGCACTGATTTAACAAAGTATGCACCATATAATTATGGTGGGTTTGAATATACCCTTTCAGGTAATAATGGTATAGGCTCTTGGGCGGCAGATATGGGATTGCAACTCTATAATAATCTCGGCCCACAATCTAATGCTAGTGGCTGGAAACCATTAATAGTACTTAAAAAGAAGATAGGTATAGACTCATGGCAACAATATTCAATCATATTTCCTGACACCTTACATCAAGAGGGACAATATCACAATGGATATAAACCAGGATCTGCCCCTGTAATGTACTTCTGGTATAACTACAACGGTAAAGTCAGAATGAAAGTTGATGGAACAACTATATGCCCAACAAGGCACGGCACTACACTAGCAGACACTCATAATATAACAATAATGGAGTCATCCAGCAGTTGTAATCTTTCACAAATAACTACCTGGAAGTTATTATCAACTGTTGTATCCACAGATAATACAGGGAAAAACAAAGCAGTATTTTCAAACATTAAGGTTGATGGTGTTGCTGTTTCAAGTACATACTTTCCTACTCCAGAGCAAGACCATGCTTCTGTGACTAGAAGTAGCAATAATGTAACTATTGTTGTTGACTCTAGTATTTATCAATTTTAA
- a CDS encoding copper amine oxidase N-terminal domain-containing protein, whose product MKNTRNLFIILTFCTLFLYSGISIANADYPPSVHPSVYVNDEKLDIYTSCVKDVTVVPCRPIFEKYNMTLLWDGKTKTVTATKGNTIIKLTHNSLDADVNGNIVKLLQAPSFDTTTGIFYVPIRLISEVLNGTVTWEKTSETEATIYIKFPNQN is encoded by the coding sequence ATGAAAAACACTCGTAATCTTTTTATAATATTGACCTTTTGCACACTCTTTCTATACAGTGGTATAAGTATTGCCAATGCTGACTACCCCCCTAGCGTGCATCCTAGTGTTTATGTAAATGACGAAAAGTTGGATATCTATACATCTTGTGTTAAAGATGTAACTGTAGTTCCATGTAGGCCAATATTTGAAAAATACAATATGACTCTTTTATGGGATGGTAAAACAAAAACAGTAACGGCAACTAAAGGTAATACAATCATTAAGTTAACTCATAATTCTTTGGATGCCGATGTAAATGGTAATATTGTTAAGTTACTTCAAGCACCATCATTTGATACCACAACAGGGATATTCTATGTTCCCATAAGATTAATCTCAGAAGTACTAAATGGCACTGTAACTTGGGAAAAAACGTCTGAAACTGAGGCAACCATATATATAAAATTCCCTAATCAGAACTAA
- a CDS encoding nickel-dependent hydrogenase large subunit has translation MTKKIVINPVTRISGFMEIQADIENNQVVDAKTAGLMFRGFEKMLNGRNPFDAVYFTQRICGICSTAHSMASTLALEDALGVVPSEQGRYLRDIIHGCEFLQNHIRHFYQYTIPDFVKLPEDYPLFKADHYDFRLPREKNDRLVKDYFDSLDLSRSAHEMLAVLGGKAPHNHGVFIGGITTQATTDKIIKIKSILHAIDKFINDRMLPDVNTIAEYYSEYFSMGRGYGNLLSFGCFNGYQDLGTLYVDPLVYTGGKTRVFNPDDITEEIDYAWYQDTQKDTKNGDKPFEADPRADMNKAQAYSWVKAPRYNNLPFETGPLARLWLSGEYRNGISTMDRTIARVLEVRKIASIMNILIDNLIPGVSVQKEYTIPETAMGKGLIDTTRGALGHWLRVNDQVISFYQIITPSAWNLSTRSNSEVKGTAEEALIGTPIRDINNPIEIGRTIRSFDPCISCATHIYTGGKHINTIQVVQ, from the coding sequence ATGACCAAGAAAATCGTGATTAATCCCGTTACCCGGATCAGCGGATTCATGGAAATTCAAGCGGATATTGAAAATAACCAGGTTGTGGATGCTAAAACAGCAGGACTGATGTTTCGTGGATTTGAAAAGATGCTAAATGGCAGGAATCCCTTTGATGCAGTATATTTCACCCAGCGTATTTGCGGAATTTGTTCAACTGCTCATTCTATGGCTTCCACTCTTGCCTTGGAGGATGCCCTTGGTGTTGTCCCATCTGAGCAGGGTAGATACTTAAGAGACATTATCCATGGCTGCGAATTTCTGCAAAACCATATCCGCCATTTTTATCAATATACCATCCCGGATTTTGTGAAGCTGCCCGAAGATTATCCCCTGTTTAAGGCAGATCATTATGATTTCAGACTGCCCAGAGAGAAGAATGACAGATTGGTCAAGGATTACTTTGATTCTCTGGATTTAAGCCGGAGTGCCCATGAAATGCTTGCTGTACTTGGCGGGAAAGCTCCCCATAATCATGGCGTGTTTATCGGTGGGATTACCACACAGGCAACCACTGATAAAATTATTAAAATAAAATCCATTCTGCATGCCATAGATAAATTTATTAATGATCGAATGCTCCCTGACGTAAATACCATTGCCGAGTATTATAGTGAGTATTTTTCTATGGGAAGGGGTTATGGGAACCTTTTAAGCTTTGGCTGTTTCAATGGCTATCAGGATTTGGGAACTTTGTATGTGGATCCTCTTGTTTACACTGGGGGTAAAACAAGGGTATTCAATCCGGATGACATTACTGAAGAAATTGATTATGCCTGGTATCAGGACACACAAAAGGACACAAAAAATGGGGATAAACCTTTTGAAGCTGATCCGAGAGCTGATATGAACAAAGCTCAGGCATATTCATGGGTCAAGGCTCCCAGATATAACAATCTGCCCTTCGAGACTGGACCCTTGGCCAGGCTTTGGCTTTCCGGAGAATACAGAAATGGCATCTCAACCATGGACAGGACGATCGCCAGAGTATTAGAAGTTAGAAAGATCGCTTCAATTATGAATATCCTGATTGATAACCTGATACCTGGAGTATCAGTGCAAAAGGAGTATACTATTCCGGAAACAGCCATGGGAAAAGGTTTAATTGACACTACGAGAGGTGCTTTAGGGCATTGGTTGAGAGTGAATGATCAGGTTATTTCATTTTACCAGATCATCACCCCATCTGCCTGGAACCTTTCAACCCGAAGCAATAGTGAAGTGAAAGGAACTGCCGAAGAGGCGCTGATCGGTACCCCGATCAGGGATATTAATAATCCCATAGAAATAGGCAGAACAATCCGCTCTTTTGACCCTTGTATCTCTTGTGCGACTCATATTTATACGGGGGGCAAACATATCAACACAATACAAGTTGTACAGTAA
- the hypE gene encoding hydrogenase expression/formation protein HypE, giving the protein MAEKLDINIDEKINLAHGDGGVDTQGLIRNLFYQYFDEPLSNSMPDSFVFEAGQHKLAFTTDSFVVKPLFFRGGNIGKLAVCGTINDLATAGARPLFLSAGFIIEEGFSMEKLHLIAKSMSDICQETGAKIVTGDTKVVERGNVDGLFINTSGIGIVSDNYHPQQAEPGDEIIITGGIGEHGTSILLARYDLGMETKLTSDCAPMSFLINGLGEHLKHVKLMKDPTRGGIATSLNEIAAEQALEVELNEKAIPVKSEVDAIGDILGIDPLYLASEGRMLIVAEKGWGEKMLHQIKALDYCGEAQIIGRFTSGHQGMVSMKTLIGGKRIVPILEGQMLPRIC; this is encoded by the coding sequence ATGGCTGAAAAATTGGATATAAATATTGATGAAAAAATCAATCTTGCTCATGGAGATGGTGGCGTCGATACCCAGGGCTTAATCAGAAATCTATTTTATCAATATTTTGATGAACCCCTTTCAAATAGCATGCCGGATTCCTTCGTCTTTGAAGCCGGGCAGCATAAACTCGCCTTTACTACGGACAGTTTTGTGGTTAAGCCCTTGTTTTTCAGGGGAGGAAACATCGGAAAACTGGCCGTATGCGGAACCATTAACGATCTGGCAACAGCTGGGGCTAGACCATTATTTTTAAGTGCCGGCTTTATCATCGAAGAAGGCTTCAGTATGGAAAAGCTGCACCTAATCGCAAAATCAATGAGTGATATTTGTCAGGAGACTGGTGCGAAAATAGTAACCGGGGATACCAAGGTAGTAGAAAGAGGAAATGTGGATGGTCTTTTTATCAACACTTCGGGAATAGGGATCGTGTCAGATAATTATCATCCCCAGCAGGCAGAACCGGGAGATGAGATTATTATCACCGGTGGGATAGGAGAGCACGGAACATCCATACTTTTAGCCAGATATGATCTGGGTATGGAAACAAAGCTAACAAGTGACTGTGCACCGATGTCTTTTCTGATCAATGGGTTGGGTGAGCATCTTAAACATGTAAAACTAATGAAAGACCCTACCCGGGGTGGAATCGCAACTTCATTAAATGAAATAGCGGCAGAACAGGCATTGGAAGTAGAACTTAATGAAAAGGCAATTCCGGTAAAAAGTGAAGTAGATGCCATTGGTGATATTCTGGGCATTGATCCTTTATATCTTGCCTCTGAAGGAAGGATGCTGATTGTGGCTGAAAAAGGCTGGGGAGAGAAAATGCTGCACCAGATAAAAGCACTTGACTACTGTGGGGAAGCTCAGATCATCGGGCGGTTTACTTCAGGACATCAGGGGATGGTATCTATGAAAACATTGATCGGAGGTAAACGGATCGTCCCCATACTTGAAGGTCAGATGCTGCCCAGGATATGTTAA